In Miniphocaeibacter halophilus, the following proteins share a genomic window:
- a CDS encoding peptidoglycan D,D-transpeptidase FtsI family protein — MEKFNKKILIVFSFLVFLFLGLVLYMTYFQIAKAKDVSTGYGKYGQYNKRYWVDENKVKRGTVYDSQNNIVVETLKDSNGNNYRNFPFDDIYAPITGYSINGGSGLEKSFGKQLLNIKEDTPLSDLKKLVEKQDEGNNLVLTTNYKMQKVAMDLLENTEAKKGSIVAMNPKTGAIYAMASYPSFNPNKVAENWDEIIADNESAVLLNRATQGLYVPGSVFKVVTATSILENTDKVESLVIKDEGKIKIGGLEISNIENMVNNRTDLEKALVKSSNVYFAKLAAELGADILRETVDKYYIGKEFEFDLPMYKSKNGYVDGIDDANIATTSFGQGDTLVTPLNMAMVMSTIANEGKMMQPFIVDQIISPDGDITKTEPKVLSEVTTPEIANEILGDMVSVVRDGSKAYIRGIKVAGKSGTAEIKNKDSTNDWFIAAAPADDPTIAVAVVLEDSGIGGDKSAGPLAKVMIQNAINNGLGQ, encoded by the coding sequence ATGGAAAAATTTAATAAAAAAATATTAATAGTTTTTTCTTTTTTGGTTTTTCTATTTTTAGGACTGGTTTTATATATGACATATTTTCAAATAGCTAAAGCGAAAGATGTTTCAACGGGTTATGGAAAATATGGACAATATAATAAAAGATATTGGGTTGATGAAAATAAAGTAAAACGAGGTACTGTTTATGATAGCCAAAATAATATTGTAGTTGAAACTTTAAAGGATAGTAATGGAAATAATTACAGGAACTTTCCTTTTGATGATATCTATGCTCCTATTACTGGATACTCCATTAATGGTGGTAGTGGATTAGAAAAATCCTTTGGAAAACAACTTTTAAATATAAAAGAGGACACTCCTTTGTCCGATTTAAAAAAATTAGTAGAAAAACAAGATGAAGGAAATAATTTAGTACTTACAACTAACTATAAAATGCAAAAGGTTGCTATGGATTTATTGGAAAATACTGAAGCGAAAAAAGGTTCAATAGTTGCAATGAATCCAAAAACAGGAGCAATTTATGCCATGGCATCATATCCTAGTTTTAATCCTAACAAAGTTGCAGAAAACTGGGATGAAATTATTGCCGATAATGAAAGTGCCGTCTTATTAAACAGAGCTACTCAAGGACTTTATGTACCTGGTTCGGTTTTTAAAGTCGTAACTGCAACTAGTATATTGGAAAACACAGACAAGGTTGAAAGCTTAGTAATAAAAGACGAAGGAAAAATTAAAATTGGTGGTCTTGAAATAAGCAATATAGAAAACATGGTAAATAATAGGACGGACTTAGAAAAAGCCTTAGTAAAATCTTCAAATGTTTATTTTGCAAAATTAGCTGCTGAACTTGGAGCTGATATTTTAAGAGAAACTGTAGATAAATACTATATAGGAAAAGAATTTGAATTTGATTTACCAATGTATAAATCAAAAAATGGTTATGTTGACGGAATAGATGATGCTAATATTGCGACAACCTCCTTTGGACAAGGGGATACCCTTGTAACGCCACTAAACATGGCTATGGTTATGTCTACTATAGCAAATGAAGGCAAGATGATGCAGCCTTTTATAGTAGATCAAATTATATCTCCAGATGGAGATATAACAAAAACAGAACCTAAGGTGTTGTCAGAAGTAACTACTCCAGAAATAGCAAATGAAATTTTAGGAGATATGGTTTCCGTAGTTAGAGATGGCTCAAAAGCGTATATACGAGGAATAAAAGTAGCTGGTAAATCAGGAACAGCGGAAATAAAAAATAAGGATTCAACAAATGATTGGTTTATTGCAGCTGCACCGGCAGATGATCCGACAATAGCTGTAGCTGTAGTATTGGAAGATAGCGGTATTGGTGGTGACAAATCAGCTGGTCCATTAGCTAAGGTTATGATTCAAAATGCAATAAATAATGGTTTAGGTCAATAA
- a CDS encoding NAD(+)/NADH kinase yields MSLKKIVNLFPNNNHKSLTISLEVQEKFEKRGFNVFYEYNENADLNICIGGDGAFLRAVHKSNFSNIPFVGINTGHLGFYQEILVPNINKFIDDYLNNNYEIETLDLLEAKISTKNSNRVYTYTALNEFVVRSSDNSIIHLDVYIDDNHLESFAGDALLVSTPSGSTAYNFSAGGAILYRSLEGYQLTPLAPINSKAYRSLLNSIVIPSKSVLKIKTRSEDINSNSLFIADGMSLNYDDLDYVLFKTSEKNIKKISFYKDWYWLNVKDKFL; encoded by the coding sequence TTGTCTTTAAAAAAAATAGTAAATCTTTTTCCAAATAATAATCATAAATCTTTAACTATTAGTTTAGAAGTTCAAGAAAAATTTGAAAAAAGAGGATTTAATGTATTTTATGAGTATAATGAAAATGCAGATTTAAATATATGTATCGGCGGTGACGGCGCTTTTTTAAGAGCTGTCCATAAATCAAATTTTTCAAATATACCATTTGTAGGTATAAATACCGGGCATTTAGGTTTCTACCAAGAAATACTTGTTCCTAATATAAATAAATTTATTGATGATTATTTAAATAATAATTATGAAATAGAAACTTTGGATTTACTAGAAGCTAAAATTTCAACTAAAAATAGTAATAGGGTTTATACCTATACGGCCCTTAATGAATTTGTAGTTCGTTCAAGTGATAATTCAATAATACATCTTGATGTTTATATTGACGATAATCACCTAGAATCCTTTGCAGGAGACGCTTTACTGGTTTCAACACCTTCTGGGTCAACTGCCTACAACTTTTCAGCAGGAGGAGCTATTTTGTATCGTTCCTTGGAAGGCTATCAGTTAACTCCCCTAGCTCCTATTAATTCAAAAGCTTATAGGTCTCTTTTAAATTCCATAGTAATACCTAGTAAGTCGGTTTTAAAAATTAAAACTCGAAGTGAGGATATTAATAGCAATTCCCTATTTATCGCAGATGGTATGAGTTTAAATTATGATGATTTAGACTATGTTTTATTTAAAACCTCTGAAAAGAATATTAAAAAAATAAGTTTTTATAAGGATTGGTACTGGTTAAATGTTAAGGATAAATTCCTATAA
- a CDS encoding YtxH domain-containing protein: MMSILDYLDSKRKEKERQIKWEITKKRTEKARKLALATTVGALAGVTAGILLAPKSGKETRKDIADLAKDTTDQVKEGIHVAKDNIVQKTEEITGDIKDKYDEFKDRGYTEIEKVQDLTEDLVEVAKDAKDDAKEIISEAKDDAKKVASEVKKDTKEVAKDVKDSAEKTAKETEKTAKETKEKAKEAVDKNTKKENK, encoded by the coding sequence ATGATGAGTATATTAGATTATTTAGATAGCAAAAGGAAAGAAAAAGAAAGACAAATTAAATGGGAGATTACTAAAAAAAGAACGGAAAAAGCTCGTAAACTTGCATTAGCAACAACAGTTGGTGCTTTAGCTGGTGTAACAGCAGGAATTTTACTTGCTCCTAAATCTGGAAAAGAAACAAGAAAGGATATTGCGGATTTAGCTAAAGATACAACAGATCAAGTTAAAGAAGGAATTCACGTTGCAAAGGATAATATCGTACAAAAAACTGAAGAAATTACAGGCGATATTAAAGATAAGTATGATGAATTTAAAGATAGAGGCTATACAGAAATAGAAAAGGTTCAAGATTTAACAGAAGATTTAGTTGAAGTAGCTAAGGATGCAAAAGACGATGCAAAAGAAATAATTAGTGAAGCTAAAGATGATGCTAAAAAGGTTGCAAGTGAAGTAAAAAAAGACACAAAAGAAGTTGCAAAAGATGTAAAGGATAGTGCTGAAAAAACAGCTAAAGAAACTGAAAAAACAGCTAAGGAAACAAAGGAAAAAGCAAAAGAAGCTGTTGATAAAAACACGAAAAAAGAAAATAAATAG
- a CDS encoding diacylglycerol/lipid kinase family protein yields MEKIKIIYNPTSGSQSNKRAIETMSNDLLNEGYILKRTATTGKDSAFNETLKASEEGFDIVIACGGDGTVNEVINALAKVNSTMKLGVFPIGTVNDFASYIEITDSPKELVELIVKGTTKKIDVGLAGEKYFVNVAAGGKLADVGHETDKNLKAIFGRLAYVAEGIKVIPDIIANDFRLKYKFDGETYEDDVYLFLVANSSSIGGFKNLAPDASISDGFLDVLIIKNPNKLVDLAQLFIQVLSGEHVKNEDVTYFQTKEVEFESASPITIDVDGEYAGELPMKIKVSDYRVNVFTNIKE; encoded by the coding sequence GTGGAGAAAATAAAAATTATTTACAATCCAACATCTGGAAGTCAGTCTAATAAAAGAGCCATAGAAACTATGAGCAATGATTTATTAAATGAAGGCTATATCCTAAAAAGAACTGCTACTACAGGCAAAGATAGTGCTTTTAATGAAACTCTAAAAGCTTCAGAGGAAGGATTTGACATAGTAATAGCCTGCGGTGGAGATGGTACTGTAAATGAAGTAATAAATGCCTTAGCAAAGGTTAATTCAACTATGAAATTAGGAGTATTTCCCATCGGTACAGTAAACGATTTCGCATCATATATAGAAATTACCGATTCTCCCAAAGAGTTGGTTGAGCTAATAGTTAAAGGGACAACTAAAAAAATTGATGTAGGATTAGCTGGTGAAAAATATTTTGTTAATGTTGCAGCTGGTGGGAAACTTGCTGATGTTGGACATGAAACAGACAAAAATTTAAAAGCTATATTCGGCAGGTTAGCTTATGTTGCAGAAGGTATTAAAGTTATTCCAGATATTATTGCAAATGATTTTAGGTTAAAATATAAATTTGATGGTGAAACCTATGAAGATGATGTATATTTATTTTTAGTAGCTAATTCTTCTTCAATAGGTGGGTTTAAAAATTTAGCGCCGGATGCTTCCATATCCGATGGATTTTTAGATGTATTAATAATAAAAAATCCTAATAAACTTGTAGATTTGGCACAGCTATTTATACAGGTGTTGTCTGGAGAACACGTGAAAAATGAAGATGTAACATACTTTCAAACCAAGGAAGTAGAATTTGAATCAGCTTCTCCAATAACAATTGATGTAGATGGAGAATATGCTGGAGAACTGCCGATGAAAATAAAGGTATCAGACTATAGGGTGAATGTATTCACTAATATAAAGGAGTAA
- a CDS encoding LacI family DNA-binding transcriptional regulator produces MSSPTIKDVARLAGVSISTVSRVMNDSKPVSPEARRKVLDAIKKLDFKPNELARSLVMRRSNLIGVIVKDIAISYMTEMVRGIEEVGRMYNYDILLSSSYGDIELEKKIINFMFTKQVEGIVLISEDAKPEVVYMLQNQTIPYIQLDKFYNFNETYSVTINYKEAAKEMTEFLIGKGHEKILFVKEYKNAIIGQEKLKGYKEVMDAHNYFSREITVDGVTDKEGYKYGEEIWKIIEHEGITAAFFSEDGLAIGFLNYCYDNNKKVPDDISVAGFGDIKISSLYRPRLTTVREPYYDYGAVAVRKIIKKIKDNVEIDSATILPSSIIERETVKDIN; encoded by the coding sequence ATGTCATCACCAACGATAAAAGATGTAGCTAGATTAGCTGGGGTTTCTATATCCACAGTATCTAGGGTAATGAACGATTCTAAACCTGTAAGTCCGGAAGCTAGACGAAAGGTTTTAGATGCTATAAAAAAATTGGATTTTAAACCAAATGAATTAGCAAGATCTCTAGTAATGAGAAGATCTAATTTAATTGGTGTAATTGTAAAAGATATTGCAATTTCATATATGACTGAAATGGTCAGAGGTATTGAAGAAGTAGGAAGAATGTATAATTATGATATTTTATTATCTAGTTCCTATGGAGACATAGAGTTAGAGAAAAAAATCATTAACTTTATGTTTACTAAACAAGTCGAAGGTATAGTATTAATTTCTGAAGATGCTAAACCGGAAGTGGTATACATGCTTCAAAATCAAACTATTCCATATATTCAGTTAGATAAGTTTTATAATTTCAATGAAACTTATTCTGTAACTATTAATTATAAAGAAGCGGCTAAGGAAATGACAGAGTTTCTAATTGGCAAAGGCCATGAGAAAATATTATTTGTTAAGGAATATAAAAATGCTATAATCGGTCAAGAAAAATTAAAGGGCTATAAGGAAGTTATGGATGCTCATAATTATTTTTCCAGGGAAATTACCGTAGATGGAGTTACAGATAAAGAAGGATATAAATACGGTGAAGAAATATGGAAAATAATTGAGCATGAAGGAATTACTGCTGCATTTTTCTCTGAAGATGGACTTGCTATTGGTTTCTTAAACTATTGTTATGATAATAACAAGAAGGTTCCAGACGATATTTCAGTAGCCGGTTTTGGTGATATAAAAATATCATCATTATACAGGCCTAGACTTACAACCGTAAGAGAACCATACTATGATTATGGTGCTGTGGCTGTTAGAAAGATTATTAAAAAGATTAAAGACAATGTAGAAATTGATAGTGCAACGATTTTACCAAGTAGTATTATAGAAAGAGAAAC